From a single Ignavibacteria bacterium genomic region:
- a CDS encoding TonB-dependent receptor: MRQKTNHFYNNIYAAVFLLLCIIGTDIAYGGVTGKISGRVMDEKTGEPIIGATAVLEGTFLGGVADADGYYAINNVPPGTYRVIFTAVGYQKTIMEKVLVKIDLTTNIDVKLKNAGITLDKEVVITSDRPLVQKDLTSTSVTISSDDIKMMPVENVSQIVNLQAGVIDGHFRGGRSNDVAYLIDGVSVTDPFNGGFNIEVENASIRQMEVITGTFNAEYGQALSGVVNIVTEGGSNKFRTDFSAYVGNFVTTHSSIFRNLDKIDRLAQKNFQLTFSGPISPVPNLYFFVTGRYFDNIGHLYGKRVYNVTDDVPFYPNPADKSFWIPRNTGDGEYVSMNPYTKYSLNAKLTYALPTVAFTYSIFWDKTKSKGYDHGFSWTPDGVMTNYGDDWIQNFQITNYLSSSTNHALKFSVNNYKFEGYLYEDPFDPRYVSPSQGIALSDYTFRSGGNQGGRYYRTTRTYVAQYSLSSQVSKEHKIGLGIEARQHEIYNHNYDLVNLTDGQIDSLGNVIFTPGYPAVGTMSDQGSNIEYSRKPLEVSAYIQDKMEYDIMIINAGVRFDYFKSNARMPVNKQNPTRNASFPGADQWIDADAKWQVSPRLGASFPITDRGIIRFSYGHFFKIPSFENLYQNPDFIVRPGNSLNTVVGNPDLNAEKNIIYEIGLQQALFEDISLNMSLYYRDIRNWLGMEIVNTYEGFKYARFINRDYANVRGLVLVLDKRFSNYFSAKLDYTYQIAEGNSSDPYAVYNKNQTNPPIEESKTVVPLSWDQRHTFNLSVNVGVPGDWTVGAIFQYGSGMPYTEDPKISKGVRFENGGIKPTYFNLDIRADKIFNVFGVNVRTYISIYNALDIKNEFGVYGTTGRANADLNTQYAVDVIGLNTIEEYINNPSMYSTPREIRVGIGFDF, encoded by the coding sequence ATGAGACAAAAAACAAACCATTTTTATAATAATATTTATGCAGCAGTGTTCTTGTTGCTCTGCATTATTGGTACTGATATCGCCTACGGTGGTGTGACAGGCAAGATATCCGGCAGAGTGATGGACGAGAAGACAGGCGAGCCGATTATTGGTGCTACGGCTGTTCTCGAGGGTACATTTCTCGGTGGTGTCGCAGATGCAGACGGATACTACGCCATCAATAATGTCCCACCGGGAACCTACCGGGTGATTTTTACCGCGGTTGGTTATCAAAAAACCATTATGGAAAAAGTGCTTGTAAAGATTGACCTTACAACGAACATCGATGTAAAGTTGAAAAATGCAGGCATTACACTTGACAAGGAAGTGGTTATCACTTCAGACAGACCACTCGTGCAGAAGGATCTTACCTCCACCTCGGTAACGATTTCTTCCGACGACATTAAAATGATGCCCGTGGAAAATGTCAGCCAGATAGTTAATCTTCAGGCTGGTGTTATAGACGGTCACTTCAGAGGTGGAAGATCGAACGATGTTGCCTACCTGATAGATGGTGTTTCGGTTACCGACCCGTTTAACGGAGGCTTCAATATTGAAGTGGAAAATGCATCCATCAGGCAGATGGAGGTTATAACCGGTACATTTAATGCCGAGTACGGACAGGCACTTTCCGGTGTGGTTAATATTGTAACCGAAGGTGGTTCAAACAAATTCAGAACAGATTTTTCAGCTTATGTGGGTAATTTTGTAACAACCCACAGCTCAATTTTCAGGAATCTTGACAAAATTGACCGTCTCGCACAGAAAAATTTCCAATTGACATTCAGCGGACCAATTTCGCCTGTACCGAATCTTTACTTCTTCGTAACAGGGCGATATTTTGATAATATTGGACATCTTTACGGGAAAAGAGTTTATAATGTAACAGATGATGTCCCCTTCTATCCAAATCCTGCTGACAAATCTTTCTGGATACCCCGCAACACAGGTGACGGGGAATATGTTTCGATGAATCCTTATACCAAATATTCACTAAACGCAAAACTTACTTATGCTCTCCCGACTGTCGCATTCACTTACTCGATCTTTTGGGATAAAACAAAGAGCAAAGGATATGATCACGGATTTTCATGGACACCTGATGGTGTTATGACCAATTACGGAGATGACTGGATACAAAATTTCCAGATAACAAATTATCTCTCATCTTCTACAAACCATGCTCTTAAGTTCTCGGTTAACAACTACAAGTTTGAAGGTTATCTTTATGAAGATCCTTTCGACCCCAGATATGTAAGCCCAAGCCAGGGTATCGCCCTTTCGGACTATACATTCCGTTCGGGTGGAAACCAGGGTGGAAGATATTACAGAACAACAAGAACTTATGTTGCACAATACTCCCTCTCTTCACAGGTCTCGAAAGAGCACAAGATCGGTTTGGGAATTGAAGCAAGACAACATGAGATCTACAATCACAATTACGACCTTGTTAATCTGACAGACGGTCAAATTGACTCTCTCGGAAATGTAATCTTTACTCCCGGATATCCGGCTGTAGGTACCATGTCCGATCAGGGTTCGAATATCGAATACTCCCGTAAACCGCTTGAAGTGTCGGCTTACATCCAGGATAAAATGGAATATGACATCATGATCATAAACGCAGGTGTCAGATTCGATTACTTCAAATCAAATGCAAGAATGCCCGTTAATAAACAGAATCCGACCCGCAACGCTTCATTCCCCGGTGCAGACCAGTGGATTGATGCCGATGCCAAGTGGCAGGTAAGTCCGAGACTCGGCGCTTCATTCCCGATTACCGACCGTGGTATCATCAGATTCTCTTATGGACATTTCTTCAAGATTCCTTCATTCGAAAATCTCTACCAGAACCCCGACTTCATTGTAAGACCGGGTAACAGCCTGAATACGGTTGTCGGAAATCCCGATCTGAATGCTGAAAAGAATATCATCTATGAAATAGGTCTTCAACAGGCACTTTTCGAGGATATCTCCCTGAATATGTCTCTATATTACAGAGACATCAGAAACTGGCTCGGAATGGAAATCGTGAATACCTATGAAGGATTCAAATATGCACGATTCATCAACAGAGATTACGCAAATGTAAGAGGTCTTGTACTCGTTCTCGACAAGAGATTCTCAAACTACTTCAGCGCAAAACTTGATTACACATATCAGATAGCCGAAGGCAATTCCTCTGATCCTTATGCAGTTTACAACAAGAATCAGACTAATCCACCGATTGAAGAATCGAAAACTGTTGTTCCTCTTAGCTGGGATCAGAGACATACATTCAACCTGAGTGTCAATGTCGGTGTACCGGGTGACTGGACAGTAGGTGCTATATTCCAGTATGGTTCAGGTATGCCTTACACAGAAGATCCAAAGATCTCAAAAGGTGTCCGTTTCGAAAATGGTGGAATAAAACCAACTTATTTCAATCTTGATATAAGAGCAGACAAAATATTCAATGTTTTCGGTGTCAATGTAAGAACTTACATCTCCATCTATAACGCATTGGATATCAAAAATGAGTTTGGTGTTTACGGAACAACCGGAAGAGCCAATGCGGACCTGAACACTCAGTACGCTGTCGATGTGATCGGTTTGAACACTATTGAAGAATACATTAACAATCCTTCGATGTACTCGACACCAAGAGAGATCAGAGTTGGAATTGGTTTCGATTTTTAA
- a CDS encoding PorV/PorQ family protein yields the protein MKKKIFIIMLIAISANVAFAQGFKSDVSKRGTTAAPFLSIGQGARSVAMGSAFSGASNDVSSIYWNPAGLTKADGFQMMFDHTSWIADIKYNFLAASYNLGDMGTIGFSFLSSNVGEMKVTTIDYPGGTGETFTASDVAISLAYAIRLTDKFSIGFNPKFIYQSIWKMSATAFAIDMGVQYVTPFDDAVLAMSISNFGTKVQLLGNSNLVLHDLDPGSTGNNGKIPAYLETGAWSLPLNFRVGVMYAPVKSEMHNLILAVDATHPSDDYESLNIGAEYCFNKFLFIRGGYKSAFLQDSEERFTAGFGIKQHLMNNVSVIFDYAYQDFGRFSNIQKFTMSVTF from the coding sequence ATGAAAAAGAAGATATTTATCATAATGTTAATTGCTATTTCCGCAAATGTGGCATTTGCCCAAGGTTTCAAGTCTGATGTCTCCAAACGCGGAACAACCGCAGCCCCTTTCCTCTCCATAGGTCAGGGTGCAAGATCGGTTGCGATGGGAAGTGCCTTTTCGGGTGCTTCAAACGATGTAAGCTCCATCTACTGGAACCCTGCAGGTCTTACAAAGGCAGACGGCTTTCAGATGATGTTCGATCACACATCATGGATTGCGGATATAAAATACAATTTCCTTGCCGCCAGCTATAACCTCGGTGACATGGGAACGATTGGTTTTAGTTTTCTCAGTTCAAATGTTGGTGAAATGAAGGTAACAACAATCGATTATCCCGGTGGAACGGGAGAAACCTTTACCGCAAGTGATGTGGCAATAAGCCTTGCTTATGCTATCAGACTTACGGACAAGTTCTCGATCGGTTTTAACCCGAAATTCATCTATCAAAGCATCTGGAAGATGAGTGCAACCGCTTTTGCAATCGACATGGGTGTGCAGTATGTTACACCGTTTGACGATGCAGTGCTTGCAATGTCAATTTCAAACTTCGGAACGAAAGTTCAGTTGCTCGGAAACTCAAATCTCGTACTTCACGATCTCGATCCGGGAAGTACAGGAAACAACGGAAAGATTCCTGCATATCTTGAAACAGGTGCATGGTCACTGCCTCTGAATTTCAGAGTTGGTGTAATGTATGCACCCGTGAAATCTGAAATGCACAACCTTATCCTGGCTGTTGATGCAACCCACCCGAGTGATGACTATGAAAGTCTGAACATCGGAGCTGAATATTGCTTCAACAAATTCCTGTTTATCCGTGGCGGCTACAAATCAGCTTTTCTTCAGGATTCAGAAGAAAGATTTACCGCAGGATTTGGTATCAAACAGCATCTTATGAACAATGTTTCTGTAATATTTGATTATGCCTACCAGGATTTTGGAAGGTTCTCCAATATTCAGAAATTTACAATGTCCGTAACATTCTAA